The following coding sequences are from one Rhipicephalus microplus isolate Deutch F79 chromosome 3, USDA_Rmic, whole genome shotgun sequence window:
- the LOC119174953 gene encoding inositol polyphosphate 5-phosphatase K isoform X2: MPPESAPANKMLRDFQVYILTWNVVCRAPIADLRSALGLEPPIIPEALPDMYAIGFQEVSARPQHLLSQAFFEEPWIQAIRNALHKYSYVKVKHVRLQGLILTIFTKREHLIQLRGIQSTYTRTGLGGVWGNKGGVTIRLCVYGCSICFVNSHLAAHESETFQRINEYNTIIEKQRFFDTQATNILTHDYTFWFGDLNFRVDDCTLEEMRAAIENNTYSQMLSKDQLNRVRSKGEAFHEFCENDITFAPTYKFQIDHVGYNYSQRKPAWTDRILYRFTKNAYDNVTLDLKQHQYVSHDLYIQSDHKPVSAFFTLKVFAKPEQPVIYFLPVGTWIINQDSFAWYYASADTELKSWDWIGLYRENFSSLEDHLGYVWASTRPTDVYPTHLRTRRSRSRSSRGSQSRPSSAASGAAPSGASVTAPRGASAVASDTAINSAGGTPSVPSRRANRSPAETENAARSLSWPRNSADEPGDPEPNVEGQRPSRSASAVPAVTPPGDSTAEQSRQGSSAAKKRGEATVSWRPPTSQQPSPPRASPSDSMVEGTSVHADTPPDTGTATPVEGKSCSDQGDDATDDPSRRPSVGEAVAQAGRTDSGTGQDGQQQKRPPSSSERVFYRVLFGDQTLLVSGRYRLVYLRGQSDVLGMSEPFKIKAAVS; this comes from the exons ATGCCTCCAGAAAGCGCTCCAGCCAACAAAATGCTCCGAGACTTCCA GGTGTACATCCTGACATGGAACGTAGTCTGTCGAGCACCGATTGCAGACCTTCGCAGTGCCTTGGGCCTAGAGCCTCCCATAATTCCAGAGGCGCTGCCAGACATGTACGCCATTGG GTTCCAGGAAGTGAGTGCGAGACCTCAGCACCTCCTGTCCCAAGCCTTTTTTGAAGAGCCCTGGATTCAAGCCATCAGGAATGCCCTGCACAAGTACAGTTATGTCAAG GTAAAGCATGTGCGTCTACAGGGCCTCATCTTGACCATCTTTACCAAGCGCGAGCACCTGATACAGCTGCGGGGCATTCAGTCTACGTACACCCGGACAGGTCTCGGGGGTGTCTGG GGCAACAAAGGTGGAGTGACCATACGGCTTTGCGTGTACGGTTGCTCCATTTGTTTTGTCAACAGCCATTTGGCTGCTCACGAGAGTGAAACATTCCAACGGATAAAT GAGTATAACACAATAATTGAGAAGCAAAGGTTTTTTGACACCCAGGCAACAAACATTTTGACGCACGA TTACACGTTTTGGTTCGGGGACCTGAATTTCCGTGTGGATGACTGCACATTGGAGGAAATGAGGGCTGCTATTGAGAACAACACCTATAGCCAGATGCTGTCGAAAGATCAG TTGAACCGCGTGCGCAGCAAAGGTGAAGCCTTCCACGAGTTCTGCGAAAATGACATTACCTTCGCACCAACCTACAAGTTCCAGATTGACCACGTCGGCTACAACTACAG CCAGCGCAAGCCAGCCTGGACTGACAGGATCCTCTACCGCTTCACCAAGAATGCTTACGACAATGTGACCCTTGATCTAAAACAGCACCAGTACGTCAGCCACGACCTGTACATCCAGAGTGACCACAAGCCCGTGTCTGCTTTCTTCACTCTGAAG GTGTTTGCCAAGCCTGAGCAGCCAGTCATCTACTTTCTTCCTGTGGGTACGTGGATCATCAATCAGGACAGCTTTGCCTGGTACTACGCAAGTGCAGACACCGAACTCAAGTCCTGGGATTGGATAGGTCTCTACAGG GAAAACTTCAGTAGCCTGGAGGACCACTTGGGCTATGTCTGGGCATCAACACGTCCCACCGATGTCTATCCCACCCACCTGCGAACACGGCGTAGCCGGTCACGCTCTTCTCGAGGCAGTCAATCGCGACCCAGCTCTGCGGCCTCTGGTGCAGCTCCCAGTGGAGCCTCCGTCACAGCTCCCAGAGGAGCCTCTGCTGTGGCCTCTGACACGGCCATCAACTCTGCTGGGGGCACCCCAAGTGTGCCCTCGCGTCGCGCCAACAGGTCCCCGGCCGAAACAGAAAATGCAGCACGGTCCCTCTCTTGGCCACGCAACTCGGCAGACGAGCCAG GCGACCCCGAGCCTAACGTAGAAGGGCAGCGGCCATCGAGGTCTGCCTCTGCCGTGCCCGCTGTGACCCCGCCTGGCGACAGCACTGCCGAACAGTCGAGGCAGGGCAGCAGTGCCGCCAAGAAGCGTGGGGAGGCTACGGTCAGCTGGAGGCCTCCGACCAGCCAGCAGCCGTCCCCACCGCGCGCATCGCCCAGCGACAGCATGGTCGAGGGCACCAGCGTGCATGCCGACACACCTCCCGACACTGGCACTGCGACGCCGGTGGAAGGAAAGAGCTGCTCGGATCAGGGTGACGACGCCACCGACGATCCCAGTCGGCGTCCATCTGTGGGAGAAGCGGTGGCCCAGGCCGGTCGCACAGACAGCGGCACGGGACAAGATGGCCAGCAGCAAAAGCGGCCGCCTTCATCATCCGAGCGCGTCTTCTATAGGGTGCTCTTTGGCGACCAGACGCTGCTGGTGTCGGGCAGGTACCGGCTGGTCTACCTACGAGGCCAGTCCGACGTGCTCGGCATGAGTGAGCCTTTTAAG
- the LOC119174953 gene encoding inositol polyphosphate 5-phosphatase K isoform X1: MEVGRLIPAAFVLVLLTYFPNREMYHVRIKDEDQPPSRAMFSRVRVGCRGTGWAQNDLATKHFSTGRLNCSFLRLCISSVIRTASTMPPESAPANKMLRDFQVYILTWNVVCRAPIADLRSALGLEPPIIPEALPDMYAIGFQEVSARPQHLLSQAFFEEPWIQAIRNALHKYSYVKVKHVRLQGLILTIFTKREHLIQLRGIQSTYTRTGLGGVWGNKGGVTIRLCVYGCSICFVNSHLAAHESETFQRINEYNTIIEKQRFFDTQATNILTHDYTFWFGDLNFRVDDCTLEEMRAAIENNTYSQMLSKDQLNRVRSKGEAFHEFCENDITFAPTYKFQIDHVGYNYSQRKPAWTDRILYRFTKNAYDNVTLDLKQHQYVSHDLYIQSDHKPVSAFFTLKVFAKPEQPVIYFLPVGTWIINQDSFAWYYASADTELKSWDWIGLYRENFSSLEDHLGYVWASTRPTDVYPTHLRTRRSRSRSSRGSQSRPSSAASGAAPSGASVTAPRGASAVASDTAINSAGGTPSVPSRRANRSPAETENAARSLSWPRNSADEPGDPEPNVEGQRPSRSASAVPAVTPPGDSTAEQSRQGSSAAKKRGEATVSWRPPTSQQPSPPRASPSDSMVEGTSVHADTPPDTGTATPVEGKSCSDQGDDATDDPSRRPSVGEAVAQAGRTDSGTGQDGQQQKRPPSSSERVFYRVLFGDQTLLVSGRYRLVYLRGQSDVLGMSEPFKIKAAVS; the protein is encoded by the exons ATGGAAGTAGGGAGGTTAATTCCGGCAGCATTTGTACTAGTTCTCCTCACTTATTTTCCAAATAGAGAAATGTATCATGTACGCATAAAAGACGAAGATCAGCCGCCATCACGCGCAATGTTTTCGCGTGTGCGCGTTGGATGCCGCGGAACCGGATGGGCGCAAAATGATCTCGCTACGAAGCACTTCAGTACCGGCCGTCTGAACTGCAG TTTTCTTCGCCTCTGCATATCAAGCGTGATCAGAACAGCGTCTACTATGCCTCCAGAAAGCGCTCCAGCCAACAAAATGCTCCGAGACTTCCA GGTGTACATCCTGACATGGAACGTAGTCTGTCGAGCACCGATTGCAGACCTTCGCAGTGCCTTGGGCCTAGAGCCTCCCATAATTCCAGAGGCGCTGCCAGACATGTACGCCATTGG GTTCCAGGAAGTGAGTGCGAGACCTCAGCACCTCCTGTCCCAAGCCTTTTTTGAAGAGCCCTGGATTCAAGCCATCAGGAATGCCCTGCACAAGTACAGTTATGTCAAG GTAAAGCATGTGCGTCTACAGGGCCTCATCTTGACCATCTTTACCAAGCGCGAGCACCTGATACAGCTGCGGGGCATTCAGTCTACGTACACCCGGACAGGTCTCGGGGGTGTCTGG GGCAACAAAGGTGGAGTGACCATACGGCTTTGCGTGTACGGTTGCTCCATTTGTTTTGTCAACAGCCATTTGGCTGCTCACGAGAGTGAAACATTCCAACGGATAAAT GAGTATAACACAATAATTGAGAAGCAAAGGTTTTTTGACACCCAGGCAACAAACATTTTGACGCACGA TTACACGTTTTGGTTCGGGGACCTGAATTTCCGTGTGGATGACTGCACATTGGAGGAAATGAGGGCTGCTATTGAGAACAACACCTATAGCCAGATGCTGTCGAAAGATCAG TTGAACCGCGTGCGCAGCAAAGGTGAAGCCTTCCACGAGTTCTGCGAAAATGACATTACCTTCGCACCAACCTACAAGTTCCAGATTGACCACGTCGGCTACAACTACAG CCAGCGCAAGCCAGCCTGGACTGACAGGATCCTCTACCGCTTCACCAAGAATGCTTACGACAATGTGACCCTTGATCTAAAACAGCACCAGTACGTCAGCCACGACCTGTACATCCAGAGTGACCACAAGCCCGTGTCTGCTTTCTTCACTCTGAAG GTGTTTGCCAAGCCTGAGCAGCCAGTCATCTACTTTCTTCCTGTGGGTACGTGGATCATCAATCAGGACAGCTTTGCCTGGTACTACGCAAGTGCAGACACCGAACTCAAGTCCTGGGATTGGATAGGTCTCTACAGG GAAAACTTCAGTAGCCTGGAGGACCACTTGGGCTATGTCTGGGCATCAACACGTCCCACCGATGTCTATCCCACCCACCTGCGAACACGGCGTAGCCGGTCACGCTCTTCTCGAGGCAGTCAATCGCGACCCAGCTCTGCGGCCTCTGGTGCAGCTCCCAGTGGAGCCTCCGTCACAGCTCCCAGAGGAGCCTCTGCTGTGGCCTCTGACACGGCCATCAACTCTGCTGGGGGCACCCCAAGTGTGCCCTCGCGTCGCGCCAACAGGTCCCCGGCCGAAACAGAAAATGCAGCACGGTCCCTCTCTTGGCCACGCAACTCGGCAGACGAGCCAG GCGACCCCGAGCCTAACGTAGAAGGGCAGCGGCCATCGAGGTCTGCCTCTGCCGTGCCCGCTGTGACCCCGCCTGGCGACAGCACTGCCGAACAGTCGAGGCAGGGCAGCAGTGCCGCCAAGAAGCGTGGGGAGGCTACGGTCAGCTGGAGGCCTCCGACCAGCCAGCAGCCGTCCCCACCGCGCGCATCGCCCAGCGACAGCATGGTCGAGGGCACCAGCGTGCATGCCGACACACCTCCCGACACTGGCACTGCGACGCCGGTGGAAGGAAAGAGCTGCTCGGATCAGGGTGACGACGCCACCGACGATCCCAGTCGGCGTCCATCTGTGGGAGAAGCGGTGGCCCAGGCCGGTCGCACAGACAGCGGCACGGGACAAGATGGCCAGCAGCAAAAGCGGCCGCCTTCATCATCCGAGCGCGTCTTCTATAGGGTGCTCTTTGGCGACCAGACGCTGCTGGTGTCGGGCAGGTACCGGCTGGTCTACCTACGAGGCCAGTCCGACGTGCTCGGCATGAGTGAGCCTTTTAAG
- the LOC119174953 gene encoding inositol polyphosphate 5-phosphatase K isoform X3 — MEVGRLIPAAFVLVLLTYFPNREMYHVRIKDEDQPPSRAMFSRVRVGCRGTGWAQNDLATKHFSTGRLNCSFLRLCISSVIRTASTMPPESAPANKMLRDFQVYILTWNVVCRAPIADLRSALGLEPPIIPEALPDMYAIGFQEVSARPQHLLSQAFFEEPWIQAIRNALHKYSYVKVKHVRLQGLILTIFTKREHLIQLRGIQSTYTRTGLGGVWGNKGGVTIRLCVYGCSICFVNSHLAAHESETFQRINEYNTIIEKQRFFDTQATNILTHDYTFWFGDLNFRVDDCTLEEMRAAIENNTYSQMLSKDQLNRVRSKGEAFHEFCENDITFAPTYKFQIDHVGYNYSQRKPAWTDRILYRFTKNAYDNVTLDLKQHQYVSHDLYIQSDHKPVSAFFTLKVFAKPEQPVIYFLPVGTWIINQDSFAWYYASADTELKSWDWIGLYRENFSSLEDHLGYVWASTRPTDVYPTHLRTRRSRSRSSRGSQSRPSSAASGAAPSGASVTAPRGASAVASDTAINSAGGTPSVPSRRANRSPAETENAARSLSWPRNSADEPASACQPRCNRHCCDRLAMTSQHSSLGLKSPHPACSLYQRNRCRSQ, encoded by the exons ATGGAAGTAGGGAGGTTAATTCCGGCAGCATTTGTACTAGTTCTCCTCACTTATTTTCCAAATAGAGAAATGTATCATGTACGCATAAAAGACGAAGATCAGCCGCCATCACGCGCAATGTTTTCGCGTGTGCGCGTTGGATGCCGCGGAACCGGATGGGCGCAAAATGATCTCGCTACGAAGCACTTCAGTACCGGCCGTCTGAACTGCAG TTTTCTTCGCCTCTGCATATCAAGCGTGATCAGAACAGCGTCTACTATGCCTCCAGAAAGCGCTCCAGCCAACAAAATGCTCCGAGACTTCCA GGTGTACATCCTGACATGGAACGTAGTCTGTCGAGCACCGATTGCAGACCTTCGCAGTGCCTTGGGCCTAGAGCCTCCCATAATTCCAGAGGCGCTGCCAGACATGTACGCCATTGG GTTCCAGGAAGTGAGTGCGAGACCTCAGCACCTCCTGTCCCAAGCCTTTTTTGAAGAGCCCTGGATTCAAGCCATCAGGAATGCCCTGCACAAGTACAGTTATGTCAAG GTAAAGCATGTGCGTCTACAGGGCCTCATCTTGACCATCTTTACCAAGCGCGAGCACCTGATACAGCTGCGGGGCATTCAGTCTACGTACACCCGGACAGGTCTCGGGGGTGTCTGG GGCAACAAAGGTGGAGTGACCATACGGCTTTGCGTGTACGGTTGCTCCATTTGTTTTGTCAACAGCCATTTGGCTGCTCACGAGAGTGAAACATTCCAACGGATAAAT GAGTATAACACAATAATTGAGAAGCAAAGGTTTTTTGACACCCAGGCAACAAACATTTTGACGCACGA TTACACGTTTTGGTTCGGGGACCTGAATTTCCGTGTGGATGACTGCACATTGGAGGAAATGAGGGCTGCTATTGAGAACAACACCTATAGCCAGATGCTGTCGAAAGATCAG TTGAACCGCGTGCGCAGCAAAGGTGAAGCCTTCCACGAGTTCTGCGAAAATGACATTACCTTCGCACCAACCTACAAGTTCCAGATTGACCACGTCGGCTACAACTACAG CCAGCGCAAGCCAGCCTGGACTGACAGGATCCTCTACCGCTTCACCAAGAATGCTTACGACAATGTGACCCTTGATCTAAAACAGCACCAGTACGTCAGCCACGACCTGTACATCCAGAGTGACCACAAGCCCGTGTCTGCTTTCTTCACTCTGAAG GTGTTTGCCAAGCCTGAGCAGCCAGTCATCTACTTTCTTCCTGTGGGTACGTGGATCATCAATCAGGACAGCTTTGCCTGGTACTACGCAAGTGCAGACACCGAACTCAAGTCCTGGGATTGGATAGGTCTCTACAGG GAAAACTTCAGTAGCCTGGAGGACCACTTGGGCTATGTCTGGGCATCAACACGTCCCACCGATGTCTATCCCACCCACCTGCGAACACGGCGTAGCCGGTCACGCTCTTCTCGAGGCAGTCAATCGCGACCCAGCTCTGCGGCCTCTGGTGCAGCTCCCAGTGGAGCCTCCGTCACAGCTCCCAGAGGAGCCTCTGCTGTGGCCTCTGACACGGCCATCAACTCTGCTGGGGGCACCCCAAGTGTGCCCTCGCGTCGCGCCAACAGGTCCCCGGCCGAAACAGAAAATGCAGCACGGTCCCTCTCTTGGCCACGCAACTCGGCAGACGAGCCAG CATCTGCATGCCAGCCCCGCTGCAATAGACATTGCTGCGACAGGTTGGCCATGACAAGTCAACACAGCTCACTAGGCTTGAAAAGTCCGCATCCTGCCTGCAGTCTATATCAAAGAAACCGCTGTCGGAGTCAATAG
- the Vps29 gene encoding vacuolar protein sorting 29, with translation MLVLVLGDLHVPHRCHSLPAKFKKLLVPGRIQHILCTGNLCTKESYDYLKTLASDVHVVRGDFDENLNYPEQKVVTVGQFRIGLCHGHQVVPWGNPDSLALLQRQLDVDVLISGHTHRFEAYEHENKFYINPGSATGAYNALESNVIPSFVLMDIQSTTVVTYVYQLIGDEVKVERIEYKKS, from the coding sequence ATGCTGGTCCTCGTACTGGGCGATTTGCACGTCCCCCATCGCTGCCACAGCCTGCCAGCTAAGTTCAAGAAGTTGCTGGTGCCCGGCCGCATCCAGCACATCCTGTGCACGGGAAACCTGTGCACCAAGGAGTCGTACGACTACCTAAAGACCCTGGCGAGCGACGTTCACGTCGTGCGAGGCGACTTCGACGAGAACCTCAACTACCCCGAGCAGAAGGTGGTCACCGTGGGCCAGTTTCGCATCGGTCTCTGCCACGGCCACCAGGTCGTGCCGTGGGGCAATCCGGACAGCCTGGCCTTGCTTCAGAGACAACTGGACGTTGACGTGCTCATATCGGGCCACACGCACCGATTCGAAGCGTACGAGCACGAGAACAAGTTCTACATCAACCCGGGATCGGCAACGGGTGCCTACAACGCGCTCGAGAGCAACGTCATCCCATCCTTCGTGCTCATGGACATCCAGTCGACCACTGTGGTTACCTACGTCTACCAGCTGATAGGGGATGAGGTCAAAGTGGAACGGATCGAGTATAAGAAGTCCTAA